In the genome of Lacerta agilis isolate rLacAgi1 chromosome 2, rLacAgi1.pri, whole genome shotgun sequence, one region contains:
- the NACA gene encoding nascent polypeptide-associated complex subunit alpha isoform X5, with amino-acid sequence MPGEATETVPATEQELPQPQAETAAVSGSSVSSAAHPPSSSHDANSPLAGLCPSSTPLAPTDLAASPGQLFSFVAPPSSFPTSVSPGSALPPSVPAVVTQIPSSPLKPPDLADAAQKVSPSSPSIAVGPVASAPASIISSGSLSSAHPATPVSPPQATSAGPVPQVPSCPIPAPFILPVAPVSPLVLGPTVLPVVSSTVPLSSPVSPTVPKPHTTMILPASPSRPNNSVTAPLSPLSFAVNTQGSTASPVPASSPVAPPGPPVGTACHPVTPPLAPIAGSAAPASCPLASVVCPGAPPLSPAGPAPRQLIPAGPPVKPASGPVAPVLAPVSSPAFVAPAEPAHAPLLPAGPSVKPASASAPVSGPVTLVGSASCPVSPVNKSVTPVLTPVSGSISLPVSQQVPAPILLAPAVPTVKPESPAPTSGPLTSAVPVSQPVAPVLPPPSAAVTPARPASSPVTPSLATASGPISSSDAPVGVAPRPLAPTASPLLPTSDPVAPPPGPVTPVGSASSPMAPPLPPPSGCVTPPIVASEVASKPQALAVLAVKPPPPSAPAPGPLTTAGPASSPSAPPPGPVAPAGPLPRSLASAVPPVKPDSPSVSASSSVAPGGPPPRPGAPLAEAVPLPLAPVSGSITSPVVAKLPASKQVAPTVPPMASPDSCPVAFHPMAPLLAPVPVPGVLASCPLASTGPVPMASSEVAPRSLVPVSSPVTPAGPASSPSIPTSGPVAPAVVPPRPLPSTGPPLKPASGPVVPSLAPPAVPEGVASKPVPPLKPTSPLSPTSGPVPPAVTLPKPLAPTGSAVKPPPSSQPVAPPLAPPVGPAGLVSKPVPPEKPASPLTPTPGPMAPVGPSSGPTPAPVPAPTPLAPAVPVAKPASPLAAAPEPLVPPVSPGVPASSPVPSTAPSMAPPVLPVTSAAGPKGPSVDSSVTVTPTASPKSPIVSASGSGASPVSPVVSPPGTVATTSPLAASTSSATPSTPTPLSLVTPASAVPFGSAALPLDVSQVPVTSAGDKAPPQKTTPLPLAPADLSVSATATSSLTQPASPVPPPTSPVKKLTPSAVLPKPSPVSPASGLASEVPPKPPTPVSTVIEDDELPPLIPPEVPAGEQPLQPILVDFSPKQAVALAEAPATAPPAPLPPPAKQPVLKNDKGSGTESDSDESVPELEEQDSTHATTQQAQLAAAAEIDEEPVSKAKQSRSEKKARKAMSKLGLRQVTGVTRVTIRKSKNILFVITKPDVYKSPASDTYIVFGEAKIEDLSQQAQLAAAEKFKVQGEAVSNIQENTQTPTVQEESEEEEVDETGVEVKDIELVMSQANVSRAKAVRALKNNSNDIVNAIMELTM; translated from the exons ATGCCTGGTGAAGCCACAGAAACTGTTCCAGCAACAGAACAAGAGCTGCCACAGCCTCAGGCTGAGACAG CTGCTGTTTCCGGCTCCTCTGTATCTAGCGCTGCCCACCCTCCCTCTTCATCCCATGATGCTAACTCTCCCCTTGCTGGACTCTGTCCTTCCAGTACTCCACTGGCACCTACTGACCTTGCTGCCTCACCTGGGCAGCTTTTCTCCTTTGtggctcctccttcctccttcccaacgTCAGTCTCTCCTGGCTCAGCCTTGCCTCCTAGTGTCCCAGCTGTGGTGACCCagattccttcctctcccctgaAGCCTCCGGATCTGGCTGATGCTGCACAAAAAGTTAGCCCCTCGTCTCCCAGCATTGCAGTTGGGCCTGTAGCTTCTGCCCCAGCCTCAATAATTTCCTCTGGGTCTCTTAGTTCAGCTCATCCAGCTACCCCTGTGAGCCCACCACAGGCAACATCTGCAGGCCCAGTTCCTCAGGTGCCATCGTGTCCTATTCCAGCTCCTTTCATTCTCCCAGTTGCTCCCGTTTCTCCTCTGGTCCTTGGACCCACTGTTCTCCCTGTTGTCTCAAGCACAGTTCCTCTCAGCTCTCCTGTCAGTCCCACAGTCCCTAAGCCTCATACCACTATGATACTGCCTGCTTCTCCTTCTAGACCCAATAATTCTGTTACAGCACCTCTTTCTCCTCTATCCTTTGCAGTGAATACTCAAGGCTCTACAGCCTCTCCAGTGCCAGCATCTAGTCCTGTGGCACCCCCAGGGCCACCTGTGGGAACTGCTTGCCACCCTGTGACTCCTCCTTTGGCACCTATAGCTGGCTCTGCAGCACCTGCTTCCTGCCCCTTGGCTTCTGTGGTGTGTCCTGGTGCCCCTCCTTTGTCCCCAGCAGGGCCTGCTCCTAGACAACTGATACCTGCAGGGCCACCTGTGAAACCTGCTTCTGGCCCTGTGGCTCCTGTTTTGGCACCTGTTTCTAGCCCTGCATTTGTGGCTCCAGCAGAGCCTGCTCATGCACCCCTGCTACCTGCAGGGCCATCTGTGAAACCTGCTTCTGCTTCAGCACCTGTTTCTGGCCCTGTGACCCTAGTGGGGTCTGCTTCTTGTCCTGTATCACCCGTTAATAAGTCTGTGACTCCTGTTTTGACACCTGTTTCTGGTTCTATTTCCCTTCCTGTATCCCAACAAGTACCTGCTCCTATTCTGTTGGCACCTGCAGTACCAACAGTGAAACCTGAATCTCCAGCACCTACTTCTGGCCCTCTAACTTCAGCTGTGCCTGTTTCCCAGCCTGTGGCCCCTGTTCTGCCCCCTCCTTCTGCTGCTGTAACCCCAGCAAGGCCTGCTTCTAGTCCTGTGACTCCTTCTTTGGCTACTGCTTCAGGACCTATATCTTCTTCTGATGCTCCAGTAGGAGTCGCTCCTCGACCATTGGCACCCACAGCTTCTCCTTTGCTACCAACTTCTGAtcctgtggctcctcctcctggccCTGTGACTCCAGTGGGGTCTGCCTCTAGTCCCATGGCTCCTCCTTTGCCACCTCCTTCTGGATGTGTAACTCCTCCTATAGTTGCATCAGAGGTTGCTTCTAAGCCGCAAGCACTTGCAGTGCTGGCTGTGAAACCACCACCTCCATCAGCACCTGCACCTGGTCCTTTAACCACAGCAGGGCCTGCTTCTAGTCCTTCGGCACCTCCTCCTGGACCTGTGGCCCCAGCAGGGCCTCTTCCTAGATCATTGGCATCTGCGGTGCCACCTGTGAAACCAGATTCCCCTTCGGTTTCTGCTTCTAGCTCTGTGGCCCCAGGAGGACCGCCCCCTAGACCTGGGGCACCTCTTGCCGAAGCTGTGCCTCTTCCTTTGGCACCTGTTTCTGGCTCCATAACCTCTCCTGTGGTTGCAAAACTACCTGCATCCAAACAAGTGGCACCTACAGTTCCACCTATGGCATCTCCTGATTCTTGCCCTGTGGCTTTTCATCCCATGGCTCCTCTTCTGGCACCTGTGCCTGTTCCTGGGGTTCTTGCTTCCTGTCCCTTGGCCTCAACAGGGCCCGTTCCTATGGCATCATCAGAAGTAGCTCCCAGATCACTGGTGCCTGTATCTAGTCCTGTCACCCCAGCAGGGCCTGCATCTAGTCCTTCGATCCCTACTTCTGGACCTGTGGCCCCAGCAGTGGTCCCTCCTAGACCACTTCCCTCCACAGGGCCACCTCTGAAACCTGCTTCTGGCCCTGTGGTTCCGTCTTTGGCACCTCCTGCAGTACCAGAAGGGGTTGCTTCTAAGCCAGTGCCACCTTTGAAACCTACTTCACCTTTGTCACCTACTTCTGGTCCTGTGCCCCCAGCAGTGACCCTTCCTAAGCCACTGGCCCCCACAGGCTCAGCAGTGAAACCTCCTCCTTCATCCCAGCCTGTGGCTCCTCCTCTGGCACCTCCTGTGGGCCCAGCAGGGCTTGTTTCTAAGCCAGTGCCTCCTGAAAAACCTGCATCTCCTTTGACACCTACACCTGGCCCTATGGCCCCAGTAGGGCCTTCTTCTGGTCCTACACCTGCCCCTGTGCCTGCTCCTACCCCTTTGGCACCTGCGGTGCCTGTTGCAAAACCCGCTTCTCCTTTGGCAGCTGCACCTGAGCCCTTAGTTCCCCCTGTATCCCCAGGTGTGCCTGCCTCTAGCCCTGTACCCTCAACAGCTCCCTCAATGGCCCCTCCAGTTCTCCCTGTAACTTCTGCTGCTGGTCCCAAAGGCCCTTCTGTAGACTCCTCTGTAACTGTGACCCCCACTGCTTCCCCTAAGTCTCCTATTGTTTCTGCTTCTGGCTCAGGAGCCTCCCCAGTGTCACCTGTTGTGTCTCCTCCTGGCACTGTGGCCACCACTTCCCCACTGGCTGCTTCTACATCCTCTGCCACCCCGAGCACTCCTACCCCTCTTTCTCTGGTGACCCCTGCCTCTGCTGTCCCTTTTGGCTCTGCTGCCTTGCCCTTGGATGTGTCCCAGGTCCCTGTCACCTCTGCTGGGGATAAGGCACCTCCACAAAAAACAACACCTTTGCCTCTTGCACCTGCTGATCTTTCTGTCTCTGCCACAGCTACAAGCAGTCTCACTCAGCCTGCTTCCCCTGTGCCACCTCCTACTTCCCCTGTAAAAAAGCTAACACCCTCTGCTGTGCTTCCTAAGCCATCACCAGTTTCACCTGCATCTGGTCTAGCATCTGAAGTGCCACCCAAACCCCCCACTCCTGTCTCTACTGTCATTGAAGACGACGAGTTGCCGCCTTTGATCCCTCCAGAGGTGCCTGCTGGGGAGCAACCTCTGCAGCCAATCCTGGTGGATTTCTCTCCCAAACAAGCTGTGGCCCTTGCTGAGGCCCCAGCAactgctcctcctgctcctcttcctcctcctgccaaaCAGCCTGTCCTGAAGAATGACAAGG GGTCTGGAACAGAATCTGACAGCGATGAATCAGTGCCAGAACTTGAAGAACAGGACTCCACGCATGCCACAACACAGCAGGCACAG cttgcagcagcagctgaaataGATGAAGAACCAGTTAGCAAAGCAAAACAGAGTCGGAGTGAAAAGAAAGCACGGAAG GCAATGTCCAAGCTTGGCCTTCGTCAAGTCACAGGTGTAACCAGGGTTACAATCCGGAAATCCAAGAACATCCTGTTTGTCATCACCAAGCCAGATGTCTACAAAAGTCCTGCATCAGATACCTATATAGTATTCGGTGAAGCAAAG ATTGAAGATCTCTCACAGCAAGCACAGCTGGCTGCTGCAGAGAAATTCAAAGTGCAAGGAGAAGCCGTTTCAAACATTCAGGAAAACACACAGACTCCCACTGTACAAGAGGAGAGTGAAGAGGAAGAG GTTGATGAGACTGGTGTCGAGGTGAAAGACATTGAATTAGTGATGTCCCAAGCGAATGTTTCCCGGGCAAAAGCGGTTCGCGCCCTGAAGAATAACAGTAACGATATTGTAAACGCTATTATG GAGTTGACGATGTAG